One window of Hypanus sabinus isolate sHypSab1 chromosome 10, sHypSab1.hap1, whole genome shotgun sequence genomic DNA carries:
- the LOC132400634 gene encoding uncharacterized protein LOC132400634 has translation MEIVLRPERLDLDPQDPDAALAFEHWLACFQSYLEEVRATEPAVMLTGYPDGDSTLATVTLDQSAPHPLARSMMDILVEGHWTRCLFDTGSTESFIHPDTVQRCGLATRAREMDQIVDQYQLQATFPYLDNITICGHDSPDHDANLQRFLQAAAALNLTYNRDKCVFGTTCLAILGKSVTGTTLPVWLTSPGPVLLRKHVRSNKYSPLVERVHLLHANPQYAYVVLPDGQEDTVSIRDLAPAGAADHYPEGSPVTMNPAPEVTPCSPGPTQTPHGTYIPGVSYAFIPGTSHMREGSPTPSGLEQAQPPSPVQSPMSPASMRSQPVLRRSQRQIRPPDRLDL, from the exons atggaaatcgttttgcgtccggaaaggttggatttggaccctcaagaccctgacgcagctctcgcttttgaacactggcttgcatgcttccaatcgtacttggaggaggttcgtgcaactgaacccgccgttatgcttaccgggtaccccgacggcgattcaactctggccactgtaactctcgaccaaagcgccccacacccgctcgcaaggtccatgatggacatcctggtggaggggcactggactagatgcctgtttgacacgggtagcactgagagttttattcacccggacacagtgcaacgctgcggacttgcaacacGGGCG agggaaatggaccagatagtggaccagtaccaactgcaggccacattcccctatctggataacatcaccatctgtggtcacgactcgccagatcacgacgccaacctccaacgatttctccaagcgGCCGctgctctgaaccttacttataacagggacaagtgtgtgttcggaaccacctgcCTCGCTATCCTCGG gaagtctgttactgggaccaccctaccagtttggctgacgtccccggggccagtgctgctccggaaacatgtgaggagcaataaatactccccgctggtcgagagggttcaccttctacatgcgaacccccagtatgcctacgtggtcttacctgatgggcaggaggacacggtctccatccgcgacctggcacccgcaggtgcagcagaccactaccctgaaggctctccggtaactatgaaccctgcacctgaggtgacaccgtgctcaccaggccctacacagactcctcacggcacttatataccgggcgtttcgtacgcatttataccaggcacctcgcacatgcgtgagggatcaccaacgcctagtgggctggaacaagcacaacctccgtcccctgtgcaatcaccaatgtcgccggcatccatgcgatcacagccggtgctacgtagatcgcagcgacagattcgaccacctgatagacttgacttgtaa